One Cellulomonas soli DNA window includes the following coding sequences:
- a CDS encoding tyrosine-type recombinase/integrase produces MAAETWLLRVRQTIDDGSWASLLAHADDPEPTPPPTLRAYAEEWLDGRDLKPRTRQHYRQILDSRILPEFGGRVLTEVTPAEVRAWHAALDPTKPTIRAHSYALLRTIYSTAVADELVEANPCRVKAAGSVTRAKTIRPATLAELEVIVREMPERLRPMVLLAAWCALRFGELAELRRADVDLRHGVLHVRRGVVRLGAEVVVGTPKSAAGVRNVAVPPHLLPVLKEHLGARVERGADALLFPATDGRQLSPNSLYWWFFRARHAAGRDDLRFHDLRHTGAVLAASTGATLAELMARLGHSTPAAAMRYQHAAQDRDRVIAEALSALVRADSASSG; encoded by the coding sequence GTGGCCGCTGAGACCTGGCTGCTGAGGGTCCGTCAGACCATCGACGACGGCAGCTGGGCATCGTTGCTCGCCCATGCTGACGACCCGGAGCCGACTCCGCCGCCGACGCTTCGGGCCTATGCGGAGGAGTGGCTGGACGGACGCGACCTCAAGCCCCGCACGCGTCAGCACTACCGGCAGATTCTCGACTCACGGATCCTGCCGGAGTTCGGAGGTCGCGTGCTCACCGAGGTCACGCCGGCCGAGGTCCGTGCCTGGCACGCTGCGCTCGATCCGACGAAGCCGACGATCCGCGCCCACTCGTACGCTCTCCTGAGGACGATCTACTCCACGGCGGTCGCCGACGAGCTCGTCGAGGCGAACCCCTGCCGTGTGAAGGCCGCAGGCTCGGTGACTCGCGCGAAGACGATTCGGCCCGCGACGCTGGCCGAGCTGGAGGTGATCGTCCGCGAGATGCCCGAGCGACTACGACCGATGGTGCTGCTGGCGGCCTGGTGCGCGCTCCGCTTCGGAGAGCTGGCCGAGCTACGACGAGCCGACGTGGACCTGCGCCACGGAGTGCTCCATGTGCGCCGAGGCGTCGTTCGGCTTGGTGCCGAGGTAGTCGTCGGCACGCCCAAGTCCGCGGCTGGCGTGCGCAACGTCGCCGTCCCTCCTCACCTGCTTCCCGTGCTGAAGGAGCACCTCGGCGCGAGGGTCGAACGCGGTGCCGACGCTCTGCTGTTCCCCGCCACGGACGGACGTCAGCTGAGCCCGAACAGCCTTTACTGGTGGTTCTTCCGTGCACGCCACGCAGCCGGGCGCGACGACCTCCGGTTCCATGACCTTCGGCACACGGGCGCAGTCCTGGCGGCGTCTACGGGTGCGACCCTCGCTGAACTGATGGCCCGGCTCGGGCACTCCACGCCCGCAGCGGCGATGCGCTACCAGCACGCGGCACAGGACCGCGACCGCGTGATAGCCGAGGCGCTCTCAGCTCTTGTGCGCGCGGACAGCGCCAGCTCGGGCTGA